One genomic window of Luteitalea pratensis includes the following:
- a CDS encoding DUF72 domain-containing protein has protein sequence MNDDQLSLFDLTPPPRGRDDETNVSETDWPAEVRALGERLPAGVRFGTSSWSFPGWAGLVYRRPRTQAELAREGLREYARYPLFGTVGIDRSYYAPLTGEDLKRYAAQLPAGFPCCAKVPAMYASPVLPGSGRGAEALPNPDFLSAGGFLADVVQPFHLHFARHLGPFVLEIPPVPPEVRLDPSAFADRLGRFLDALPDSCPISVELRDRRLITPAYEAVLNQYGAAHVLNYWSAMPSPREQAGMLDVTRAPFTVVRLLLRPGTRYEARREDFRPFNRIVDQNDVLRRDVTRLISDATGRQQPVYVLVNNKAEGSAPLTIRALAEQLVAEMQL, from the coding sequence GTGAACGACGACCAGCTCTCGCTCTTCGACCTTACGCCGCCTCCGCGCGGACGCGACGATGAGACCAACGTGTCGGAGACGGACTGGCCGGCGGAGGTCCGCGCCCTTGGCGAGCGACTTCCCGCTGGTGTCCGTTTCGGCACCAGCAGCTGGAGTTTCCCTGGCTGGGCCGGCCTCGTCTATCGTCGGCCGCGCACACAGGCCGAACTCGCGCGCGAGGGCCTGCGCGAGTACGCCCGCTATCCGCTGTTCGGCACCGTCGGCATCGATCGCAGCTACTACGCGCCGCTGACGGGCGAGGACCTCAAGCGCTACGCCGCGCAACTGCCTGCGGGCTTTCCATGCTGCGCGAAGGTTCCCGCGATGTACGCCTCGCCCGTGCTACCCGGTAGCGGCCGCGGCGCAGAGGCCCTTCCCAATCCGGACTTCCTCTCCGCCGGGGGATTCCTGGCCGACGTGGTCCAACCGTTCCACCTGCACTTTGCCCGGCATCTCGGCCCGTTCGTGCTCGAGATTCCCCCGGTGCCGCCGGAGGTCCGGCTCGACCCGTCGGCGTTTGCCGACCGGCTCGGCCGATTCCTGGACGCACTCCCGGACAGTTGCCCGATCTCGGTCGAACTGCGTGATCGGCGACTCATCACACCCGCCTACGAGGCGGTGCTGAACCAGTACGGGGCCGCGCACGTCCTCAACTATTGGTCGGCCATGCCGTCGCCCCGGGAACAGGCGGGCATGCTCGACGTGACACGTGCGCCGTTCACGGTCGTGCGTCTCCTGCTCCGTCCCGGCACGCGCTACGAAGCGCGGCGCGAAGACTTCCGCCCGTTCAACCGCATCGTCGACCAGAACGACGTACTGCGCCGGGACGTAACGCGGCTGATCAGCGACGCGACGGGGCGGCAGCAGCCGGTGTACGTGCTGGTGAACAACAAGGCGGAAGGGTCGGCGCCGCTGACGATCCGCGCGCTCGCCGAGCAACTCGTCGCAGAAATGCAGCTGTAG
- a CDS encoding MATE family efflux transporter — protein sequence MAVRGSFVREALLPMIRLALPVIAAELGWMSMGVVDTVMVGPLGAAALGGTGIGSVLFVAVGVFGMGLLLGMDTTVSQAFGAGKRAQCDQWLVAGLWVAVLVTPPLAAVLYLMQLALPSFGFHPQVLPHVQAYFPVVALSLPPLLLYAALRRYLQALSRVGVIAFTLVSANLVNVLVNWVLIYGIGPFPELGVVGAAWATVLSRLYMVAVLATAAWRLHRGESLPRMSLALPVERVRRLLTLGLPAAAHLTFEVGVFSAVTAIAGQLEPDALAAHNIALNIASVVFMVPLGISAAAAVLVGQHVGAGDAAGARRAGWAAILVALAFMGSSAVAFLVAPGGFIRLYTREIAVIAIGSQLLGVAAAFQLFDGLQVTTTGALRGLGETRVPMVISLVGYWVSGLPLAWWLCFKAGYGVIGLWLGLAASLFFVGTCLLCLWRVRIGQAVRGVAALTVTST from the coding sequence ATGGCCGTGCGTGGATCGTTCGTACGTGAGGCGCTGCTGCCGATGATCCGCCTGGCGCTGCCGGTGATCGCCGCTGAACTCGGCTGGATGTCGATGGGCGTGGTCGACACGGTGATGGTCGGCCCGCTTGGCGCCGCCGCACTCGGCGGCACCGGCATCGGCAGCGTCCTGTTCGTTGCCGTGGGCGTGTTCGGCATGGGCCTCTTGCTCGGCATGGACACGACCGTGTCGCAGGCATTCGGCGCGGGCAAGCGGGCACAATGCGATCAGTGGCTTGTCGCCGGTCTCTGGGTCGCCGTACTCGTGACGCCGCCTCTGGCCGCCGTCCTGTACCTGATGCAGCTTGCACTGCCCTCCTTCGGGTTCCACCCGCAGGTGCTGCCACACGTGCAGGCCTACTTTCCCGTCGTGGCGCTGAGCCTGCCGCCGTTGCTGCTCTACGCGGCGCTGCGCCGATACCTGCAGGCGCTGTCGCGCGTCGGCGTCATCGCCTTCACGCTGGTGTCGGCCAACCTCGTGAACGTGCTGGTCAACTGGGTCCTCATTTACGGCATCGGGCCTTTCCCCGAACTCGGCGTGGTCGGCGCGGCGTGGGCGACGGTCCTCTCGCGCCTGTACATGGTGGCGGTGCTCGCGACGGCGGCATGGCGGTTGCACCGCGGCGAATCGTTGCCACGGATGTCACTGGCCCTCCCTGTGGAGCGGGTCCGGCGCCTCCTGACTCTCGGGTTGCCGGCCGCCGCACACCTGACCTTCGAGGTCGGCGTCTTCAGCGCGGTCACGGCCATTGCGGGCCAGTTGGAACCGGATGCGCTCGCGGCGCACAACATCGCCTTGAACATCGCCAGCGTCGTGTTCATGGTGCCGCTCGGCATCTCGGCGGCCGCGGCGGTGCTGGTCGGGCAGCATGTCGGGGCGGGGGATGCAGCCGGGGCGCGTCGCGCCGGGTGGGCGGCCATCCTGGTGGCACTCGCGTTCATGGGATCGTCAGCCGTGGCATTCCTGGTCGCCCCCGGCGGGTTCATCCGGCTGTACACACGGGAGATCGCCGTGATCGCCATCGGTTCGCAACTCCTCGGCGTGGCCGCTGCGTTCCAGCTCTTCGACGGACTGCAGGTGACCACCACCGGCGCGCTGCGGGGGCTGGGGGAGACGCGCGTGCCGATGGTCATCAGCCTGGTCGGCTACTGGGTCAGCGGCCTGCCCCTCGCGTGGTGGCTGTGCTTCAAGGCGGGCTACGGCGTGATCGGGTTGTGGCTCGGGCTGGCGGCAAGCCTCTTCTTCGTGGGCACGTGCCTGCTGTGCCTCTGGCGCGTCCGCATCGGCCAAGCCGTCCGCGGCGTGGCGGCGCTGACGGTGACCTCGACATGA
- a CDS encoding FKBP-type peptidyl-prolyl cis-trans isomerase, giving the protein MLVTRPLFAALRRRCRPMPTLLLIAVSAGCGGPDTRYTAEQAARARTTIETVQIRDLAPGTGEPAETGRRLVVHYSGWLYDSAAPDHRGQAFDSSRTRGRPYEFVLGAAQVIPGWERGVAGMKEGGTRELTIPSRLGYGDEGSPPGIPPDATLVFELELMDVR; this is encoded by the coding sequence ATGCTTGTCACCCGCCCCCTATTCGCCGCCCTGCGTCGTCGCTGCCGGCCGATGCCGACCCTGTTGCTCATCGCTGTGTCCGCTGGATGCGGAGGCCCTGACACGCGCTACACCGCCGAGCAGGCCGCGCGTGCACGCACCACGATCGAGACGGTGCAGATCCGCGATCTCGCGCCGGGCACGGGTGAGCCCGCCGAGACGGGACGCCGACTCGTGGTGCACTACTCCGGGTGGCTGTACGACAGTGCCGCGCCCGACCACCGCGGGCAGGCATTCGATTCGTCGCGCACCAGGGGGCGCCCGTACGAATTCGTGTTGGGGGCCGCACAGGTGATCCCCGGCTGGGAGCGCGGCGTCGCCGGGATGAAGGAGGGCGGTACCCGCGAATTGACGATTCCGTCGCGACTTGGATACGGAGACGAGGGCTCGCCGCCCGGCATTCCGCCCGATGCGACGCTCGTCTTCGAGCTCGAGCTCATGGACGTGAGGTAG
- a CDS encoding ABC transporter substrate-binding protein, with product MTSRRVPRAGYRVRTIADALRSHRVLVLLALAVLGGACRERSAQQDPAVIVGIAVGPTNLDPRVGSDEASQRVHQLLYASLVRLDDQLQVVPELAERLEARDTTTFVAHMRAGVRFHDGSALDAEDVAYTFRSFLDKAFLSPRKGAYAQLASVDVEDARTVVFHLKEPFASFPVNLVMGIVPAGTPAGAPAHVGAGPYRFVRMQSDDRVELAPYAGYFEGAPSNAGVILRVIPDDTMRGLELRTGAIDLVINDLAPDIVRTLQREDRMQVVTAPGLDYAYIGMNLRDPLLKDVRVRRALGLAVNSAAIIEHLRRGLAVPATGIIPAMSWANADDLQPTPYDPEEAGRLLDAAGYPDPDGAGPAPRLRLTLKTSTAEFVRLQAAVIQQDLARIGVAVDVRTHEFATLYADVLKGRFQLFTLQWVGVSDPDMLRRVFHSSQMPPAGFNRGFFSDPEVDALIERATTTADLTLRRAQYIDVQHRLFAAAPYVSLWTKVNVAVAQPWVSGVHLTPQASFTTLRNVTKRR from the coding sequence ATGACTTCCCGCCGGGTTCCGCGTGCCGGGTACCGGGTGCGAACGATCGCCGACGCCCTGCGCAGCCACCGAGTGCTGGTGCTACTGGCATTGGCAGTGCTCGGCGGCGCCTGCCGTGAGCGTAGCGCGCAGCAGGATCCGGCTGTCATCGTCGGCATCGCGGTCGGCCCGACCAATCTCGACCCGCGCGTGGGCAGCGACGAGGCGAGCCAGCGTGTCCATCAGCTGCTCTACGCGTCGCTTGTACGCCTCGACGACCAGCTCCAGGTCGTGCCGGAACTGGCCGAGCGCCTCGAAGCCAGGGACACGACGACGTTTGTGGCACACATGCGCGCCGGTGTGCGGTTCCACGACGGCTCGGCGCTTGACGCGGAAGACGTCGCCTACACGTTCCGCAGCTTCCTCGACAAGGCGTTCCTGTCGCCGCGCAAGGGCGCCTACGCGCAGCTCGCGTCGGTCGACGTCGAGGACGCGCGCACGGTCGTCTTCCACCTCAAGGAGCCGTTCGCGTCGTTTCCGGTGAACCTCGTGATGGGCATTGTCCCTGCCGGTACGCCGGCCGGAGCGCCCGCGCATGTCGGCGCGGGGCCCTACCGCTTCGTCCGCATGCAGTCCGATGACCGGGTCGAACTCGCCCCGTACGCCGGCTACTTCGAAGGCGCGCCGAGCAATGCGGGGGTGATCCTGCGCGTCATTCCCGATGACACGATGCGCGGCCTCGAACTGCGCACCGGTGCCATCGACCTCGTCATCAACGACCTGGCCCCCGACATCGTCAGGACGCTGCAGCGCGAGGATCGCATGCAGGTGGTGACCGCGCCGGGACTCGACTACGCGTACATCGGCATGAACCTGCGCGACCCGCTGTTGAAGGACGTGCGGGTGCGGCGCGCACTGGGGCTCGCCGTCAACAGTGCCGCCATCATCGAGCATCTGCGCCGGGGTCTCGCGGTGCCGGCCACCGGCATCATCCCGGCGATGTCATGGGCGAACGCCGACGACCTCCAGCCGACTCCCTACGATCCGGAGGAGGCAGGCCGACTGCTGGATGCGGCCGGCTATCCGGACCCGGACGGCGCCGGTCCGGCCCCGCGATTGCGGCTGACGCTCAAGACCTCGACCGCCGAGTTCGTGCGCCTGCAAGCCGCCGTGATCCAGCAGGATCTTGCGCGCATCGGCGTTGCCGTGGACGTACGCACCCATGAGTTCGCAACGCTCTACGCCGACGTCCTCAAGGGACGCTTCCAGCTCTTCACCCTGCAATGGGTCGGCGTGTCCGATCCCGACATGCTGCGTCGCGTCTTCCATTCCTCGCAGATGCCACCGGCCGGCTTCAACCGCGGCTTCTTCAGTGATCCCGAGGTGGACGCGCTGATCGAGCGCGCCACGACCACGGCGGACCTGACCCTGCGGCGGGCGCAGTACATCGACGTGCAGCACCGCCTGTTCGCGGCGGCCCCGTACGTGAGCCTCTGGACGAAGGTCAACGTCGCCGTGGCGCAGCCATGGGTGAGCGGCGTGCACCTCACACCGCAGGCCAGCTTCACGACGCTGCGCAACGTCACGAAACGAAGGTAG
- a CDS encoding 1-aminocyclopropane-1-carboxylate deaminase/D-cysteine desulfhydrase, translating to MTLRLDRLAAALAPLPRVSLGAWPTPLVPLRRLGDALGLDLWLKRDDCSGLALGGNKARKLEFVIGEAIVRGAHTLVTAGPVTSNHTLMTSAAARRLGLEVHVVLGGEAPTSSTGNLALTQLYGAHVHFTSMNTADPSPGDLAASRVLCERLVRDTGGYWIPPGASMPASIPGYADGVREVIAQSGGAFPFDDVVVAYGTGSTSAGVYAGLVLADLPATVHAIAVSSPTAMERFAAPPPSEMVQAAIALFGWPVTLDATRARCNWVRPVDEPGYGLRTPAADAALLGMAREEGYLLDATYTAKAAAAMIAMARDGRLARGARVLFIHTGGLSTTAAAAAH from the coding sequence ATGACGCTGCGACTCGATCGGCTCGCAGCGGCGCTGGCGCCGCTGCCGCGCGTCTCGCTCGGCGCGTGGCCAACACCGCTCGTGCCGCTGCGACGGCTGGGTGATGCGCTCGGCCTCGACCTGTGGCTGAAGCGCGACGACTGCAGCGGTCTCGCACTCGGCGGCAACAAGGCGCGCAAGCTCGAATTCGTGATCGGCGAAGCCATCGTGCGCGGTGCGCACACCCTGGTCACAGCCGGCCCGGTGACGTCCAACCATACGCTGATGACCAGCGCGGCCGCACGGCGCCTCGGGCTCGAGGTCCACGTGGTGCTCGGCGGCGAGGCACCCACATCCTCGACAGGTAATCTTGCGCTGACGCAGTTGTACGGGGCGCACGTGCACTTCACGTCGATGAACACCGCCGACCCGTCTCCCGGTGATCTGGCCGCCTCGCGGGTCCTCTGTGAGCGGCTGGTGCGCGACACCGGCGGTTACTGGATTCCGCCTGGCGCATCGATGCCTGCCTCGATCCCGGGCTACGCGGACGGCGTGCGCGAGGTGATCGCGCAGTCAGGCGGAGCGTTCCCGTTCGACGATGTCGTCGTAGCCTATGGAACGGGATCGACGTCGGCAGGTGTATACGCTGGACTCGTCCTGGCCGACCTCCCGGCAACGGTGCACGCCATCGCCGTGTCGTCACCGACAGCGATGGAGCGCTTCGCCGCCCCGCCGCCGTCCGAGATGGTGCAGGCCGCCATCGCCTTGTTCGGCTGGCCCGTGACGCTCGACGCGACGCGAGCGCGATGCAACTGGGTTCGACCCGTGGACGAGCCAGGCTATGGACTACGCACGCCGGCGGCTGACGCCGCCCTGCTCGGCATGGCGCGCGAGGAAGGCTACCTGCTCGATGCGACCTACACGGCCAAGGCCGCGGCGGCGATGATCGCGATGGCCCGCGACGGCCGGCTCGCCAGGGGCGCACGCGTGCTGTTCATCCATACCGGCGGTCTCTCGACCACGGCTGCCGCTGCGGCGCACTGA
- a CDS encoding NAD(P)H-quinone oxidoreductase, whose product MAAVEIRGFGDPEVLTPTERPVPVPAAGEVLIHVAAAGVNRPDVFQRKGGYAPPPGASDLPGLEVAGTVIAAGTGTTRWREGDEVCALLAGGGYAAYAVAPEGQCLPRPKVLSMIEAAAVPETFFTVWTNVFERGRLRAGESLLVHGASSGIGTTAIQLAVRWGATVFGTAGSADKCATCERLGAARCANYRDEDFVAVLREATGDRGVDVILDMVGGEYVARNLSLLAEDGRLVQIAVLQGSKATVDAALVMRRRLTFTGSTLRPRPVAEKARIAAALEAHVWPWLEAGEVRPQIFRTFPLARAADAHALMESSAHVGKIVLTV is encoded by the coding sequence ATGGCGGCCGTGGAGATCCGCGGGTTCGGCGACCCGGAGGTGCTGACGCCGACGGAGCGCCCGGTACCGGTGCCGGCCGCGGGCGAGGTGCTGATCCACGTGGCGGCCGCCGGCGTCAATCGGCCGGATGTCTTCCAGCGCAAGGGTGGCTACGCGCCGCCGCCCGGTGCCTCAGACCTGCCGGGTCTCGAGGTCGCGGGAACCGTGATCGCCGCCGGGACGGGGACCACGAGATGGCGAGAGGGCGATGAGGTGTGCGCCCTGCTCGCCGGTGGTGGCTACGCCGCGTACGCCGTCGCCCCTGAAGGGCAGTGCCTGCCCCGGCCGAAGGTCCTTTCGATGATCGAGGCGGCGGCCGTGCCGGAAACCTTCTTCACCGTGTGGACCAACGTGTTCGAGCGGGGGCGATTACGGGCCGGCGAGTCGCTGCTCGTGCACGGCGCGTCCAGCGGCATCGGCACCACCGCGATCCAGTTGGCGGTGCGATGGGGCGCGACGGTGTTCGGCACCGCCGGCTCAGCTGACAAGTGCGCCACCTGCGAGCGGCTCGGGGCGGCACGCTGCGCCAACTATCGCGATGAGGACTTCGTCGCGGTCCTGCGCGAGGCGACCGGCGATCGCGGCGTCGACGTGATTCTCGACATGGTCGGCGGCGAGTACGTCGCACGGAATCTCTCGCTGCTCGCCGAGGACGGCCGCCTCGTGCAGATCGCGGTGCTACAGGGAAGCAAGGCGACCGTGGACGCGGCGTTGGTGATGCGGCGGCGATTGACGTTTACCGGTTCCACGCTGCGCCCGCGCCCGGTGGCCGAGAAGGCGCGGATCGCCGCGGCGCTCGAAGCGCACGTCTGGCCGTGGCTCGAGGCGGGCGAAGTGCGCCCGCAGATCTTCCGGACGTTTCCACTCGCGCGCGCAGCAGATGCCCACGCGCTCATGGAATCGAGTGCGCACGTCGGCAAGATAGTGCTTACCGTCTAG
- a CDS encoding amidohydrolase family protein, with the protein MTTLPPLGFGVTGTLPLRLNDAHCHFFSSRFFDVLGRQKGLPGDSPGLEITRLVGWDHPGSPEALADRWAEALTEGGVGRALLIGSVPGEEEQVARAVTRHPDRFVGAFMLDPTQEGSLTRVAWALNQPGMRVVCLFPAMHGYTPSDPRVLGLAEQVAGSGAALFVHCGVLTVGIRKKLGLPSAFEARHGNPLELQGLALRHPSLPIIVPHFGAGFFRELLMVADTCPNVVVDTSSSNAWTKYSPGLTLRHVFSQALAVLGPERLLFGTDSSFFPRGWHAAIRDAQLGILDELAVPLVDQQAICAGNFDRLFPRPTSRP; encoded by the coding sequence ATGACGACCTTGCCGCCCCTCGGCTTCGGCGTGACCGGCACGCTGCCGTTGCGCCTGAACGACGCCCATTGCCATTTCTTCTCGTCGCGCTTCTTCGATGTGCTGGGCCGCCAGAAGGGTCTCCCGGGCGACTCGCCGGGCCTTGAAATCACGCGCCTGGTCGGCTGGGACCATCCGGGCTCGCCCGAAGCGCTGGCCGACCGCTGGGCCGAGGCGTTGACGGAGGGCGGCGTCGGGCGAGCCCTGCTGATCGGCAGTGTGCCCGGCGAAGAGGAGCAGGTGGCACGGGCCGTGACGCGCCACCCGGATCGCTTCGTCGGCGCGTTCATGCTCGATCCCACGCAGGAGGGCTCGCTGACCCGCGTCGCCTGGGCACTGAACCAGCCCGGCATGCGCGTGGTCTGCCTGTTCCCGGCGATGCATGGCTACACGCCATCGGATCCGCGTGTCCTCGGCCTGGCCGAACAGGTGGCGGGCAGCGGCGCCGCGCTGTTCGTGCACTGCGGCGTGCTCACGGTCGGCATCCGGAAGAAACTGGGGCTGCCGAGTGCGTTCGAAGCGCGCCACGGCAACCCGCTGGAACTGCAGGGGCTCGCGCTGCGTCACCCGTCGCTGCCGATCATCGTGCCGCACTTCGGCGCGGGTTTCTTCCGCGAGTTGCTGATGGTGGCCGACACCTGCCCGAACGTCGTCGTCGACACGTCCTCGAGCAACGCGTGGACGAAGTACAGCCCGGGCCTCACGCTCCGGCACGTCTTCTCGCAGGCCCTGGCGGTGCTCGGCCCCGAACGACTCCTGTTCGGTACCGACTCGTCGTTCTTTCCGAGAGGGTGGCACGCGGCGATCCGTGACGCCCAGTTGGGCATCCTCGACGAACTCGCCGTGCCGCTCGTCGATCAGCAGGCGATCTGCGCGGGCAACTTCGATCGCCTGTTCCCCAGGCCTACCTCACGTCCATGA
- a CDS encoding alpha/beta fold hydrolase, which produces MTSRSPMVARRVGAESGTRQLLMLHGIYGRGRNWLAVARLLVERRPDWSCWLADMRHHGDAHPGPEAGTLDALAGDIESWGVEQGVQPDAVLGHSFGGKVALAHAARQSTRTLQTWVIDSTPEAKSPSGSAWEMLGIVRALPATFPSRQAAITGIEAGGFSTGVAQWMSTNLVHDPDGFRWRLDFDVMERLLHEFFQTSLWHVLDPGAARHDIHVLKATESSVISPAVVARLVELQAHPRAGAAHVHLHQREGGHWIHAESPEVVVELLAEWLGW; this is translated from the coding sequence ATGACGTCACGCTCGCCGATGGTGGCCAGGCGCGTAGGCGCCGAGTCCGGTACGCGGCAGCTCCTGATGCTCCACGGCATCTACGGCCGCGGCAGGAACTGGCTGGCGGTGGCGCGGCTCCTCGTCGAACGCCGGCCGGACTGGAGTTGTTGGCTCGCCGACATGCGTCACCACGGCGATGCGCATCCAGGGCCGGAAGCAGGCACGCTTGACGCGCTGGCTGGCGATATCGAGTCGTGGGGCGTCGAGCAGGGGGTGCAGCCTGATGCGGTGCTCGGGCATTCGTTCGGTGGCAAGGTCGCGCTCGCCCATGCCGCCCGGCAATCGACCAGAACGCTCCAGACCTGGGTGATCGACTCGACGCCCGAAGCCAAGTCGCCGTCCGGAAGCGCTTGGGAGATGCTCGGCATCGTCCGGGCGCTGCCAGCGACGTTCCCATCGCGCCAGGCCGCGATCACGGGAATCGAGGCCGGTGGATTCAGCACCGGGGTCGCGCAATGGATGTCGACGAACCTGGTCCACGATCCCGATGGGTTCCGATGGCGCCTCGACTTCGACGTCATGGAGCGCCTGCTCCACGAGTTCTTCCAGACGTCGTTGTGGCACGTTCTCGACCCTGGCGCGGCCAGGCATGACATCCACGTGCTCAAGGCGACCGAATCCAGTGTGATTTCGCCGGCGGTCGTCGCCCGGCTCGTCGAGTTGCAGGCACACCCGCGAGCAGGGGCGGCGCACGTGCATCTTCACCAGCGCGAGGGCGGGCATTGGATCCACGCCGAGTCGCCCGAGGTGGTGGTGGAACTGCTCGCCGAGTGGCTTGGTTGGTAG